The Peribacillus sp. FSL E2-0218 genome contains a region encoding:
- a CDS encoding LLM class flavin-dependent oxidoreductase, which translates to MSYTLGILDQSPIFPGSTAVDALQQTINLAKHAEEWGYNRFWVSEHHHAETLAGSSPEVLISHLLAQTHSIRVGSGGVMLQHYSPYKVAENFHVLSNLSPGRVDLGIGKAPGGLPLSTKALQHGTVNDGKDFEERLSFLQEIIENSINDTHPLAGVQATPLPSIKPEMFLLGASADSARLAANLGIAYVFARFINSNETVLDDAARIYRSIFPTGSFKVSVAVIAAPSQQEATQLIGDQKIVKVHLRSGRSVTVQTLEQAEIFGKQAGESYEIEEQESTIIAGTPTYVKEQLTNLHEKYGADEFILHTPVLKEAERLRSFQLLSPLQLALPEGKHVTSPS; encoded by the coding sequence ATGAGTTATACGCTTGGCATTTTAGATCAGAGTCCGATATTTCCCGGTTCTACAGCAGTTGATGCATTACAGCAAACCATCAACCTGGCTAAGCATGCAGAAGAGTGGGGGTATAACCGTTTCTGGGTTTCGGAACATCATCATGCCGAAACCTTGGCGGGATCCTCACCGGAGGTATTGATATCGCATCTTTTAGCCCAAACCCATTCGATTCGAGTAGGGTCGGGAGGTGTCATGCTTCAGCATTATAGTCCGTATAAAGTGGCGGAAAACTTTCATGTGCTATCAAATCTTTCACCTGGCAGAGTGGACCTTGGCATCGGAAAGGCACCCGGGGGACTCCCATTATCCACGAAGGCGCTGCAGCATGGTACCGTGAATGATGGAAAAGATTTTGAAGAGAGGTTATCTTTCTTGCAAGAAATAATTGAAAATTCGATCAATGATACCCACCCTCTTGCAGGCGTTCAAGCGACCCCGCTTCCGTCCATAAAACCTGAAATGTTCCTGCTTGGTGCCAGTGCTGACAGTGCGAGGCTAGCCGCCAACCTTGGTATCGCCTATGTATTTGCCCGATTTATCAATAGCAATGAGACTGTACTCGATGATGCTGCACGCATTTACCGGAGCATCTTTCCGACTGGGAGCTTTAAGGTATCGGTTGCCGTGATTGCCGCTCCTTCACAGCAAGAAGCAACCCAATTAATCGGTGATCAAAAGATAGTGAAAGTCCATCTCAGAAGCGGTCGTTCAGTGACGGTCCAAACACTCGAGCAAGCGGAAATATTCGGGAAGCAGGCTGGGGAATCATACGAAATTGAAGAACAGGAATCCACTATCATTGCCGGGACTCCCACATACGTAAAAGAACAGTTAACAAATTTACATGAAAAGTACGGGGCAGATGAGTTCATCTTGCATACGCCGGTTTTAAAAGAAGCAGAAAGATTACGATCTTTCCAATTATTGAGTCCGCTCCAATTAGCCTTACCTGAAGGGAAACACGTAACGAGCCCAAGTTGA
- a CDS encoding amino acid ABC transporter permease, whose product MGKSFDLSLIVDFVPTLIHYLGVTLQILAASVSLGMILGIAAAILRVFRIPVLNQFVILYISFIRGTPILIQLFLVFYGLPAILLFVNIDISRMEALYFVIITYALSNGAHFAEIFRGAIKAVDHGQTEAAYSVGMNNSQSFFRIVLPQAIRIAFPNIANAIIGSLKDTSLAFTIGVMDMMGRGETLIAATAHGLEVYLSLSIIYYAVVLLFEKIFRWYENRINRHQAVHVSAAG is encoded by the coding sequence ATGGGGAAATCATTCGATCTTTCTTTAATAGTCGATTTCGTACCGACTTTAATCCATTATCTAGGGGTTACGTTACAGATCCTGGCAGCCTCGGTTTCATTAGGGATGATCCTTGGGATAGCGGCTGCCATCCTGAGGGTATTCCGTATCCCGGTATTGAATCAATTTGTCATATTGTATATTTCCTTCATTCGGGGAACTCCTATTTTAATCCAATTATTTCTAGTGTTTTATGGGCTTCCTGCCATCCTTTTATTCGTTAACATCGATATTTCAAGAATGGAGGCTCTGTATTTTGTCATTATTACGTATGCACTGAGTAATGGGGCGCATTTTGCGGAGATTTTTCGAGGGGCGATAAAGGCTGTCGATCATGGGCAAACGGAAGCAGCCTATTCAGTGGGGATGAATAATAGCCAAAGTTTTTTTCGGATCGTGCTTCCACAGGCAATACGGATCGCTTTTCCCAATATCGCTAACGCCATCATCGGATCATTGAAGGATACCTCTCTTGCCTTTACCATCGGTGTGATGGATATGATGGGGAGAGGGGAGACATTGATTGCTGCAACGGCACACGGTCTCGAAGTCTACCTCTCCTTATCCATCATCTATTATGCAGTCGTGCTACTGTTCGAGAAAATATTTAGATGGTATGAAAATCGCATCAACCGGCATCAGGCAGTCCATGTGTCTGCTGCTGGATAA
- a CDS encoding GNAT family N-acetyltransferase → MTNPIVVNELIEEDKEKVRRLLVESYQQYEFEYSNPEAWDGYLKNIQSSVDNPLVDKVLVAKCQQDILGTLQLFQSSEKAYEKPELGISSPIIRLLAVHPQSRGRGIAQELLKASVQYAKSQGASSLYLHSTDKMHKAIKLYEWFGFKRDETKEFQNHDILVKCYRLDL, encoded by the coding sequence ATGACTAATCCAATTGTAGTCAATGAATTAATTGAAGAAGACAAAGAGAAGGTCCGCCGCTTATTGGTTGAAAGTTATCAGCAGTATGAATTTGAATATTCGAACCCGGAGGCTTGGGATGGATATTTGAAGAATATTCAATCCTCCGTGGATAATCCACTTGTTGATAAGGTATTGGTTGCAAAGTGCCAACAGGATATCCTTGGTACATTACAGCTTTTTCAATCATCTGAAAAGGCATATGAAAAGCCTGAACTTGGAATTTCTTCACCAATCATTCGGTTGCTGGCCGTTCATCCCCAATCAAGAGGGCGCGGTATCGCACAGGAATTATTAAAAGCTAGTGTACAGTATGCAAAATCGCAAGGGGCGTCCAGTTTGTACCTGCATTCTACCGACAAGATGCATAAAGCCATTAAATTATATGAATGGTTTGGCTTTAAACGGGATGAAACGAAGGAATTCCAAAATCATGATATTTTAGTGAAATGCTATCGCTTGGATTTATAA
- the modB gene encoding molybdate ABC transporter permease subunit, giving the protein MFQAFLTPVLLSIKITMISGAAVIILGTLAGRLLSLNNFKGKVIVETILMLPLVLPPSVVGFLMLIALGKKSVVGEALELVFRQSILFTWWGAVLASIVVAFPLMYQSAKIGFQGIDHEIEAAARVFGANEWQVFFLISLPLASRAIISGSVLSMARALGEFGATLMVAGNIPGKTQTVPTAIYVAIDTGNMTLAWLWVLLMVVLSFIMLFLVQIKQK; this is encoded by the coding sequence ATGTTCCAAGCGTTTCTAACACCCGTACTGTTGTCAATTAAAATCACGATGATATCTGGTGCAGCTGTAATTATTTTAGGTACTTTAGCGGGGAGACTGCTGTCACTTAATAATTTTAAAGGAAAAGTTATAGTAGAGACGATCTTAATGCTTCCATTGGTCCTACCTCCCTCGGTTGTGGGATTCTTAATGCTGATTGCGTTGGGAAAGAAGAGTGTGGTGGGGGAAGCACTGGAATTGGTTTTTAGGCAATCGATTCTATTTACATGGTGGGGCGCTGTTCTCGCATCCATCGTTGTGGCATTTCCCTTAATGTACCAGTCAGCAAAGATTGGATTTCAGGGAATAGATCATGAAATTGAAGCTGCTGCAAGAGTATTTGGGGCAAATGAATGGCAAGTTTTTTTCCTGATTTCACTTCCCTTGGCTTCTAGAGCGATCATTTCCGGAAGTGTTTTAAGCATGGCCAGAGCACTGGGCGAATTCGGTGCTACCTTGATGGTCGCCGGGAACATACCGGGAAAGACGCAAACGGTACCGACAGCCATATATGTGGCCATTGACACTGGAAATATGACGCTAGCTTGGCTATGGGTTCTTTTAATGGTAGTCCTATCGTTTATCATGTTATTTCTAGTACAAATCAAACAGAAGTGA
- a CDS encoding glutaredoxin has translation MGEQLSVVVWSKQGCHYCEDVKQYLKEKDIAYQTVDVTNQDERRDILEIKYGVRYVPIIEIGRGNVYEAVTEVGIPHLEKALDRYHHKNPAF, from the coding sequence ATGGGAGAACAGCTATCTGTCGTCGTTTGGTCAAAACAAGGCTGCCACTATTGCGAGGATGTTAAACAATACTTAAAGGAAAAGGACATTGCGTATCAAACGGTGGATGTTACCAACCAGGATGAACGGCGCGATATTTTAGAAATCAAATATGGCGTCCGGTATGTGCCCATTATTGAAATCGGGCGGGGGAACGTCTATGAGGCCGTTACAGAAGTCGGCATCCCCCATCTTGAAAAAGCACTTGACCGGTACCATCACAAAAATCCAGCATTTTAA
- a CDS encoding transporter substrate-binding domain-containing protein — MKKILFLVMALLLTVLGACSSKETTSTAKSNAGDTENKKVQKIIVGTGTQFPNICFLDKNGKLTGYDVELVRQIDEKLPEYEFEFKTMDFSNLLLSLETNKIDFVAHQMEVNDERKEKFLFNKEPYNVFPLQVTVHKDNNDIHSIKDLKGKKAIVSATSNSAVFLEKYNKENNAGIDIIYSGQGADDTKNQIKTGRADATITTPFAVDFLNEQADAQQKVVGEPLLNSKVYFLLRKDETPLQKRIDEALVELKKEGAVSELSKKWLGADYSVGF, encoded by the coding sequence ATGAAAAAAATATTATTTTTGGTGATGGCACTGCTGCTGACTGTTTTAGGAGCTTGCTCTTCGAAAGAAACAACGAGTACAGCAAAATCAAATGCAGGTGATACAGAAAATAAAAAAGTTCAGAAAATCATTGTAGGAACAGGCACGCAATTCCCGAATATTTGCTTTTTGGATAAGAACGGGAAGCTGACAGGATATGATGTCGAGTTGGTCCGCCAAATCGATGAAAAGCTCCCTGAATATGAATTTGAATTTAAAACGATGGATTTTTCTAATCTTTTATTAAGTTTAGAGACGAATAAAATCGATTTCGTTGCTCATCAAATGGAAGTGAATGATGAACGAAAAGAGAAATTCCTCTTTAATAAGGAGCCATATAATGTCTTTCCCTTACAGGTTACCGTTCATAAGGACAACAATGATATTCATTCCATTAAAGATCTAAAAGGGAAAAAAGCGATAGTGAGTGCAACGAGCAATTCAGCCGTATTTCTTGAAAAGTACAATAAAGAAAATAATGCCGGCATTGACATCATTTATTCAGGCCAAGGTGCCGATGATACGAAGAATCAAATCAAAACGGGCCGGGCCGATGCCACCATCACGACACCATTTGCAGTCGACTTCTTGAATGAACAAGCAGATGCACAGCAAAAGGTCGTAGGTGAACCTCTCCTTAATTCAAAGGTATACTTTTTGCTAAGAAAGGATGAAACGCCTTTACAGAAGAGAATTGATGAAGCACTTGTGGAGCTGAAAAAGGAAGGGGCAGTGAGCGAACTTAGTAAAAAGTGGCTGGGTGCTGATTATTCAGTCGGATTTTAA
- a CDS encoding LLM class flavin-dependent oxidoreductase, translating into MSERRKLKLGALIHGVGGSISGWRHPDIQADASVSIEFYTEQARKAEEGKFDLLFIADGLYINEKSIPHFLNRFEPLTLLSALSAVTTRIGLVGTVSTSYSEPFTVARQFASLDHISHGRGGWNLVTTPLESTALNYSKTIEEHPDHAKRYRIASEYIQVTKGLWDSWEDDAFIRDKKSGKFFEPSKMHQLNHKGEFFSVQGPLNIARSKQGRPVIFQAGSSEDGKNLAAKDADAIFTGHPTLEEAQKFYQDVKKRAIAFGRNPDDIVILPGIAPIIGATDEAAENKYQELANLVSVDKALDYLGRYFDHHDFTQYDVDAPFPDLGDIGKNSFRSTTDRIKQEAKEKHLTLRQVALNEATPRTPFIGTPEKVADLIQQWFEEKGADGFIFASSVPNALNDFVLHVVPILQQKGIYRTEYEADTLRGNLGLPFPENRYAKEKINQ; encoded by the coding sequence ATGTCTGAGCGGAGAAAGTTGAAATTAGGAGCGCTTATTCATGGAGTTGGAGGAAGCATATCTGGTTGGAGGCATCCTGACATTCAAGCAGATGCCAGTGTCAGTATCGAATTTTATACGGAGCAGGCTCGGAAGGCCGAAGAGGGAAAGTTTGATTTATTATTCATCGCTGACGGTTTATATATCAACGAGAAATCGATTCCCCATTTCTTGAATCGATTTGAGCCACTTACTCTTTTGTCCGCACTTTCAGCTGTGACGACAAGGATAGGGCTTGTCGGTACTGTTTCAACTTCGTATAGTGAGCCATTTACTGTAGCAAGGCAATTCGCTTCACTTGATCATATCAGTCATGGACGAGGGGGATGGAACCTTGTTACTACGCCTCTTGAGAGTACAGCCTTGAACTATAGCAAAACCATTGAAGAACATCCCGATCATGCCAAACGGTACCGGATTGCTTCAGAATATATCCAGGTCACTAAAGGCTTATGGGATTCATGGGAGGATGATGCGTTTATCCGGGATAAAAAGTCGGGTAAGTTTTTTGAGCCTTCAAAAATGCACCAATTAAATCATAAAGGAGAATTCTTCTCTGTACAGGGACCGCTTAACATTGCTCGATCCAAACAGGGGCGTCCGGTCATTTTCCAAGCTGGATCATCCGAAGACGGCAAAAATCTTGCTGCCAAAGATGCGGATGCAATCTTTACGGGTCATCCAACTTTGGAAGAGGCGCAGAAGTTTTATCAAGATGTTAAAAAAAGGGCCATTGCATTCGGGAGAAACCCTGATGATATCGTCATCCTTCCGGGTATCGCCCCGATCATCGGTGCAACTGATGAAGCGGCAGAGAACAAATATCAAGAACTTGCTAATCTTGTTTCCGTCGATAAGGCGCTCGATTACTTGGGACGGTACTTTGATCATCATGATTTTACGCAATATGATGTGGATGCCCCTTTCCCGGATCTCGGGGACATCGGAAAAAACAGTTTCCGAAGTACGACCGATCGAATTAAGCAGGAGGCCAAGGAGAAACATTTGACGCTCCGACAAGTGGCCCTTAATGAAGCTACACCCCGTACTCCCTTTATTGGAACTCCAGAGAAAGTGGCGGATTTGATCCAGCAATGGTTCGAAGAGAAGGGTGCGGACGGATTCATCTTTGCTTCAAGTGTCCCGAACGCTTTGAATGACTTTGTTCTCCATGTGGTTCCCATCCTTCAACAAAAGGGGATATATCGTACTGAATATGAAGCAGATACATTAAGGGGCAACCTGGGGCTTCCGTTCCCGGAAAATCGTTATGCGAAAGAAAAAATCAATCAATAA
- a CDS encoding amino acid ABC transporter ATP-binding protein, translated as MIYLKDIKKSFNRQPVLKGINLKVGKGEVVTILGPSGSGKTTLLRCLNFLDKPDEGIVQVGNIQVKSTKATKREILSLRRQSAMVFQHYNLFAHKTVLENVMEGLIVTKKYKKADAKRESELLLEKVGLGDKHNDFPSQLSGGQQQRVGIARALALNPEVILFDEPTSALDPELVGEVLSVIKTIAQEGITMVIVTHEMSFAKEVSDRVLFMDGGIIVEEGSPLEIFNAPKEERTRQFLNRISRDIPIPYLEEKAN; from the coding sequence ATGATTTATTTAAAAGATATAAAAAAATCATTTAACCGGCAGCCCGTCTTAAAAGGAATCAATTTGAAGGTAGGCAAGGGTGAAGTAGTGACCATCCTTGGACCTAGCGGATCTGGAAAAACGACCTTGCTTAGGTGCTTGAACTTTCTGGATAAACCAGATGAGGGCATTGTTCAAGTGGGAAATATACAGGTGAAGTCCACGAAGGCGACCAAAAGGGAAATCTTGTCCCTGAGGAGACAATCGGCGATGGTTTTTCAGCATTATAATTTATTTGCTCATAAAACCGTTTTGGAAAACGTGATGGAAGGATTAATTGTTACAAAAAAATATAAGAAGGCGGATGCGAAACGAGAAAGCGAGCTTTTATTGGAGAAAGTAGGGTTGGGAGATAAGCATAACGATTTCCCTTCGCAATTGTCAGGCGGCCAACAGCAACGTGTGGGCATTGCCAGGGCCCTTGCTTTAAATCCGGAAGTCATCCTATTTGATGAGCCAACATCGGCACTTGACCCTGAACTCGTCGGAGAGGTTCTATCGGTGATAAAAACCATTGCCCAGGAAGGCATCACGATGGTGATTGTAACCCATGAAATGAGTTTTGCCAAAGAGGTATCCGATCGAGTTCTCTTCATGGACGGCGGGATCATCGTGGAAGAAGGCTCTCCGCTTGAAATTTTCAATGCTCCCAAAGAAGAACGAACACGACAATTTTTAAACAGGATATCAAGGGATATTCCTATACCGTATTTAGAAGAAAAAGCTAATTGA
- a CDS encoding LysR family transcriptional regulator: protein MNIDHIEAFMYVVHFNSFHKAAEAMFLSQPTVSARIKTLEGELDTELFERQGRGIILTEKGKAFIPFAEQIIRTFQQGKKQLKAGSDLEEITIGANIITSQYFIPFALPLWKEKNPDLRFKFISATNEELMDKLLRKQVDIAFMKDVAHSGLQNHKTLDNSIRLVVYPGHPFQVQTELSVQTLAMEPLVFFECGAFDWNQVHKIFEVSNVEPRFEFQVNHLEVAKSLIVSGSCIGFLPYLCIKKELEEGTLVEVDVSHLIKIKQHIYLTHLNQGLEAPLLWNDILFSIQEFEQNHHPSPL from the coding sequence ATGAATATTGATCATATTGAAGCTTTTATGTATGTCGTTCACTTTAATAGCTTTCATAAAGCCGCAGAGGCGATGTTTTTATCACAACCAACCGTATCGGCAAGAATTAAGACGCTTGAAGGGGAACTCGATACAGAACTATTCGAAAGGCAAGGGAGGGGAATCATTTTAACCGAAAAAGGGAAAGCCTTCATTCCATTTGCGGAGCAAATCATCCGCACCTTCCAACAAGGGAAAAAGCAGCTGAAGGCAGGAAGTGATTTGGAGGAAATAACGATTGGGGCCAATATCATTACATCGCAATACTTTATTCCGTTCGCGCTTCCTCTTTGGAAAGAGAAAAACCCAGATTTACGCTTTAAATTCATATCAGCAACAAATGAGGAATTAATGGATAAATTGCTTCGGAAACAGGTTGATATAGCCTTCATGAAAGATGTTGCACATAGTGGGCTGCAAAATCATAAGACGCTTGATAATTCGATTCGATTAGTCGTATATCCGGGACATCCTTTTCAAGTTCAAACCGAGCTTTCTGTGCAGACATTAGCAATGGAGCCGCTCGTGTTTTTTGAGTGTGGTGCGTTTGACTGGAATCAGGTTCATAAAATATTTGAAGTCTCTAACGTGGAGCCGCGGTTTGAATTTCAGGTTAATCACCTCGAAGTGGCGAAATCATTGATTGTTAGCGGAAGCTGTATCGGGTTTTTGCCGTATTTATGCATTAAAAAGGAGTTGGAAGAGGGTACGTTGGTTGAAGTGGATGTATCCCATTTAATCAAGATCAAGCAGCACATCTATCTTACTCACTTAAATCAGGGGTTGGAGGCTCCTTTATTATGGAATGACATCCTTTTTTCCATACAGGAATTTGAACAAAACCATCATCCTTCACCGTTATAA
- a CDS encoding DUF1641 domain-containing protein, with protein MNGLLEKRVDVGVIAVQQLNQPNMHNTIKNGMNAFNFLGQLNPEQLQTVLNGVSHGLEKLAENIDKDEKVSLWQLGNSIRNPEIRTSLSTMLGFLEGMGEAFQGDKRELH; from the coding sequence GTGAACGGGCTGCTGGAAAAACGTGTTGATGTAGGGGTGATTGCCGTTCAACAGCTCAATCAGCCTAATATGCATAATACAATCAAGAATGGGATGAATGCTTTTAACTTTCTTGGCCAATTGAATCCTGAGCAGTTACAAACGGTACTGAATGGAGTGAGTCACGGCTTGGAAAAATTGGCAGAGAATATAGATAAAGATGAAAAAGTGAGCTTATGGCAACTAGGAAATAGTATTAGAAATCCGGAAATAAGAACCTCCCTGTCGACGATGTTAGGCTTTTTGGAAGGAATGGGGGAGGCATTCCAAGGAGATAAGCGAGAGTTACACTAA
- a CDS encoding amino acid ABC transporter permease, which produces MTIDILFIWTAFKEILKALPTTLFLTIIPLFAGFLIGLAVALIRIYKVKYLAGVANGYVSFFRGTPIIMHIMLIYFGFPLLIDLISAKFDWGIQSNSIPISLFVLTALSLSAGAYLSEIFRSGIISVSTGQMEAAYSIGMNTFQAMTRIVLPQAMAQSIPNFTNIFIGFLHTSSIAFIVSQKEMTGAANIVASTNLKFLESFIAAGLIYWGLTIIAEGLSFFIEKKATAYNRGGVQ; this is translated from the coding sequence TTGACGATTGATATTCTATTTATCTGGACTGCTTTCAAGGAGATTTTGAAGGCACTTCCCACTACGCTTTTCTTGACGATTATTCCTCTTTTTGCAGGTTTTCTAATCGGTCTCGCCGTTGCCTTGATCAGGATTTATAAAGTGAAATATTTAGCTGGAGTGGCGAATGGATATGTTTCTTTCTTTAGAGGAACGCCGATCATCATGCACATCATGCTCATTTATTTCGGTTTTCCGCTATTGATCGATCTAATTTCCGCGAAATTCGATTGGGGCATTCAATCTAATTCCATCCCAATCAGTTTATTCGTCCTGACCGCCCTATCGTTGAGTGCGGGTGCTTATTTATCGGAAATATTCAGGTCCGGAATCATCAGTGTCTCCACTGGACAAATGGAGGCAGCTTATTCCATAGGCATGAATACCTTTCAAGCGATGACACGCATCGTTTTGCCTCAGGCAATGGCCCAATCCATTCCGAATTTCACGAATATTTTCATTGGATTCCTGCATACGTCATCGATCGCTTTCATTGTCTCCCAAAAGGAAATGACAGGTGCAGCCAATATAGTTGCATCCACCAATCTGAAATTTTTGGAGTCTTTCATCGCCGCTGGTTTGATTTACTGGGGTCTCACAATCATTGCGGAGGGACTTTCGTTTTTCATCGAGAAAAAAGCCACTGCCTATAATCGAGGAGGAGTACAATGA
- a CDS encoding DUF1641 domain-containing protein, with protein sequence MAKPITKIEEPVFTEKEKQSQELDNVLQDISRNSDGIKETIKLLQELHDSGILGAINNLVEAKEDVAKIAVGQMLRPPVTNALNNAMAAAGVLTELDPETTQKLVGGLSKGLQRAEEGFRANKKVGVFDLVKLLRDPDVNRVMRFTIDLVKGLGEGLKK encoded by the coding sequence ATGGCAAAACCAATTACGAAAATAGAAGAACCAGTGTTTACTGAAAAAGAAAAGCAAAGCCAGGAGCTTGATAACGTTTTGCAGGATATATCGCGAAATTCCGATGGGATTAAAGAAACCATCAAACTGCTCCAGGAACTCCATGATAGTGGAATTCTTGGGGCAATCAATAATTTGGTTGAGGCAAAAGAAGATGTAGCTAAAATTGCAGTAGGGCAAATGTTGCGTCCGCCTGTAACTAATGCGCTCAATAATGCGATGGCTGCCGCTGGAGTATTGACAGAATTGGACCCTGAGACAACACAAAAATTAGTGGGGGGCTTATCAAAAGGGCTTCAAAGAGCAGAGGAAGGATTCCGGGCAAACAAAAAAGTCGGTGTTTTTGATTTAGTGAAGCTGCTAAGAGACCCCGATGTGAATCGAGTTATGAGGTTTACTATTGATTTAGTGAAGGGGCTGGGTGAAGGCCTGAAAAAATAA
- a CDS encoding DUF2294 domain-containing protein, translated as MEHQFNMLIREIRKEYVGNGPKEIHTRFVDNWAISEMKGNLTNVENFMISSRDGQRMVHEARTKLVKQIYKNPTVLKKIEDLVNAKIVSIFTDIDLDIDTAMTIYVFDKPVQG; from the coding sequence ATGGAACATCAATTTAATATGTTAATTCGTGAGATACGTAAAGAATATGTAGGAAATGGACCAAAAGAGATTCATACACGTTTTGTAGACAATTGGGCAATTAGTGAGATGAAAGGCAATTTGACGAATGTAGAGAATTTTATGATCAGCTCAAGAGATGGACAAAGGATGGTCCATGAAGCAAGAACAAAATTAGTAAAGCAAATTTATAAAAATCCCACGGTCCTGAAAAAAATCGAGGATTTGGTGAATGCAAAAATTGTGAGCATCTTTACAGATATTGATTTGGACATAGATACAGCGATGACGATTTATGTATTTGATAAGCCTGTTCAAGGTTAA
- a CDS encoding phosphate-starvation-inducible protein PsiE, translating to MVESAGKSLIKLYQIVLNIALIILSFILTYFLFRELYYILSDILLENGDVHGTFSKILVFFLYFGFISMILTYFKESHHFPLRYLLYIGITATIRFIIVNNGNSFQNLWLSLVILMLTISYILLPSPEGQKIKRFRREIS from the coding sequence ATGGTTGAATCAGCTGGAAAATCGTTGATCAAACTTTATCAAATAGTATTGAATATCGCATTAATTATTCTTAGTTTTATCCTTACTTATTTTCTTTTTAGAGAACTATATTACATTTTAAGTGATATCTTGCTGGAGAATGGTGATGTTCATGGAACGTTCAGTAAGATTTTGGTTTTTTTCCTTTATTTCGGATTCATTTCAATGATTTTAACGTATTTTAAAGAAAGTCACCATTTCCCGCTAAGATACCTTTTATATATCGGAATTACAGCGACGATCCGGTTCATTATAGTGAATAATGGGAATTCATTTCAAAATTTATGGCTGTCCCTCGTAATTCTCATGCTCACAATCAGCTATATACTATTACCTTCACCAGAAGGACAAAAAATTAAAAGATTCAGAAGGGAGATATCGTGA
- a CDS encoding GNAT family N-acetyltransferase, giving the protein MSQLIRLATVTDASEVLGVTLRAYEPIRDLNIKFLAATADLQLVTNNIRRNLTYVLERDGQIVSTVTVRHPWNDPEHFSPYPFIWWFAVDPLYKQKGIGSALLTWVEENMLRDLVKAPAVYLATADRHPWLVSIYERRGYEIFAERVHDGEKIVYLRKILDETLYRIIENKEPLVSH; this is encoded by the coding sequence ATGTCACAGCTAATCCGTCTTGCTACTGTTACGGATGCCTCTGAAGTGCTGGGGGTCACGCTTAGGGCGTATGAACCGATTAGGGATTTGAATATTAAATTTTTGGCTGCGACGGCTGATCTGCAGTTAGTGACGAATAATATTCGGCGGAATCTCACTTACGTATTAGAACGGGATGGCCAAATTGTTTCGACCGTGACCGTTCGCCATCCATGGAATGATCCTGAGCACTTCAGTCCCTACCCCTTCATTTGGTGGTTTGCGGTAGATCCCTTGTATAAGCAAAAAGGCATCGGGTCAGCTTTGTTAACTTGGGTGGAAGAAAATATGCTTCGGGATCTGGTGAAAGCGCCGGCTGTCTATTTGGCGACAGCCGATCGCCACCCTTGGCTTGTATCCATTTATGAAAGAAGAGGCTATGAGATTTTTGCCGAACGAGTTCACGATGGCGAAAAGATTGTCTACCTTCGTAAAATTCTTGATGAAACGCTGTACCGCATCATTGAAAATAAAGAACCATTGGTTAGTCATTAA
- a CDS encoding heavy metal-associated domain-containing protein, translated as MENGFLKVENGFLKVEDMRDENDVNKVLHALNEVWGVRDVEVSLANKLATFSYDEKAASPIDFLQAVKDTGFDMKEE; from the coding sequence GTGGAAAATGGATTTCTTAAAGTGGAAAATGGATTTCTTAAAGTGGAAGATATGAGAGATGAGAATGATGTTAATAAAGTTCTTCATGCACTGAATGAAGTCTGGGGTGTAAGGGATGTTGAAGTAAGCTTGGCAAACAAGCTGGCTACATTTAGTTATGATGAGAAAGCAGCCTCTCCAATTGATTTTCTTCAGGCTGTGAAAGATACGGGATTCGACATGAAAGAAGAGTAG